One part of the Herpetosiphonaceae bacterium genome encodes these proteins:
- a CDS encoding thioesterase domain-containing protein, giving the protein MTDTADVSPGTWFVENDELFVSSDGWLRFPRPRPEAEARLICFPPAGAEAFMYDRWVNFLPESLELCAVQLPEGEEYNDVQQVIATLSESIVEQSRAGQKLIFCGICLGALWAYESARYLRATHNVEIAHLIVVTYPAPDQQAPTIAFMRTSNFINIMTSYFPAESPEHQYVLSRLPSMMYAADLAEQNLPPFDRPLDCPITAFASIHDQVIDPQVLSTWKPYTTGSFHVHMCDGDHFYGDHHMEEFLQALVGYLEASGLQKV; this is encoded by the coding sequence ATGACCGACACTGCCGATGTATCACCGGGTACCTGGTTCGTTGAAAATGACGAGCTATTTGTTTCGTCCGACGGGTGGCTCCGGTTTCCCCGTCCGCGACCAGAGGCTGAAGCGCGGCTGATCTGTTTCCCGCCCGCCGGTGCTGAGGCCTTTATGTACGATCGATGGGTCAACTTCCTGCCCGAATCGCTTGAATTATGTGCCGTCCAATTGCCGGAAGGGGAAGAGTATAACGACGTTCAGCAGGTGATCGCCACCCTGTCCGAGTCGATTGTCGAGCAGAGCCGCGCCGGTCAGAAGCTGATCTTCTGCGGTATCTGCCTGGGCGCACTATGGGCCTACGAATCGGCGCGCTATTTACGTGCCACCCACAACGTCGAGATTGCGCATCTGATTGTCGTGACGTATCCAGCGCCGGATCAGCAGGCTCCAACGATTGCGTTTATGCGCACATCCAACTTTATAAACATCATGACGAGCTACTTCCCGGCAGAATCGCCTGAGCATCAGTATGTGCTCTCGCGCCTGCCGTCGATGATGTATGCGGCTGATCTGGCCGAGCAGAATCTTCCTCCATTCGATCGACCGCTCGATTGCCCGATCACGGCCTTCGCCTCCATCCACGACCAGGTCATCGATCCGCAAGTGTTGTCGACATGGAAGCCGTACACCACCGGCAGCTTCCACGTTCACATGTGTGATGGCGATCACTTCTACGGCGATCATCATATGGAGGAGTTTTTGCAGGCGCTGGTGGGCTATCTTGAAGCAAGTGGATTGCAAAAAGTCTAG